Genomic segment of Sebastes fasciatus isolate fSebFas1 chromosome 3, fSebFas1.pri, whole genome shotgun sequence:
TCTACagcttatatttttatataagaCAGTAACCATATACTCCCTAAGATCATTAGCTCATAGACACTCACCGGTACCATAAAAGGCGAGGGCCAGCCAGTTGCAGTTTTATTaatctatttatgtattcatttattttttttgatcaGCATTGCCCATGGGTGCTCAACCTTTTCGGTGGTTGCTCGAGCAGAGGAGCACCAACGTGATCAGCACATATGACATATAGCAGCTTCAACAGAGTGTTTATTTTACCTTGTTCTTCTCCAGATGTTTGGCACGGTCATCAGCAGACATGTTTGCAGTCTCATCTAGAAACTTCTTCAGGGCAGAGTCACTCTCTGAAAAGACCAAAAGCAGCATTAAGTTAATCAGAAATTAGTATGTCATTCATTCACATTAAAAATATTCAAACTCACAATCTGCCACACTAAATAACCAATCATCACTTAGTAATTCAAAATGAGAATTAATGTTAGAACCatccatttttaaaatgtactttgtttCGCTGCCCAGAACAATTCAGCAAATACATTTGAACATTCTGCTTTTTCTTAAGCAATATACTGGAGAACTAACCCGTATATGTGTGATTTGACTGGACAGTAAAAGTAGGGGCAGCTCCATCATCAGCCTGTGAAGCACTCATTTTTCAACCCATTTGTGTGCCAATTCTTGATTTCTGGTTTACACATGTTCATAATGCACctgaagatggagagaaaactcCCTTATGTGCCCAGGTCTCGGTCTATAATGATGCCTCTGGATTTTACATCACAAAttcaagttgttgttttttattatttgattttaaGCTTTAATGTATAGATTGTAATTTGAACAATGAAAGCAAGATATCTCGGCACTTTGAAAAAAATCTGCTGAGTCATTGATACTGCAGCAGTGTTTTGCTTgttttatgaataaatattttgtaatataAATATCAGTAACTGTACTGTTTTATACTTACTATGGAACCAGTGTTTATTTGATCTGCACTCACCAAATGTCAGTTTGCTTTTGTTGTTGGCCACAGCATGCACCAGGGCGATGGTGCCACAGGAATTGACCGCTGTCTGCTTCAGGAAATAAACCTCAGAGCCTCCGGTAACCTTGTCTCCCTGCTGCTTTCTGAAAGACTCATGCTGCAGTGCACAGACAGATACAGAGCATGGTCATGGTCATCAGATAGAGCATGGTCATGGTGAACACAGGGTGCAGCCAATTTATGCCACTTGAAATAGAGTattccagggatgacgtatttttgtacgccaaccaggaagttagcatcgcactggttccctcgacaaaaagccaatgggatttttccactgGGTTtaggattattgcagaaaataaactctgtggcaaacaaaggtttatgatacttacacgttttgttcagcaagataatcttcgccttttttaagacacgtaaaagcttcaaaattcacggatgggatattaactgatgtattttatgtcgtaaaacaaaacattaaaatctcttcaacttgtgttaaccacagaccttatttcaggcatctaactgaaAACCCATTGACTACCAGTCGGAAGtgcaaaaatgctaactcatttccaggttatAGGACTCACAATTGGATACAGCAATCAATGGAACAATAGAAATGTTCACAATCTATTATTTGTGTCATTTataaagcaaaaacacaaaaaaaaatctctataATTACAGCTTCTCCATTGGaaggattttctgcttttctattatattattttaaatttaatatttttggggTTGGTTTATCAAGCAAAACAAGGCATTTGAAGACATAATCTTGAACTCTGGGAAACTGcaatggccatttttcaaaatgatctGCCTTTTTATTAGAACAATTGATCATTTGATTAATTGGAAAAAATGGCTGTTGGCCCTGGGGGATGTGGTCTGGCTCCCAGGATCACAATGCAAACACATTATGAGGATGACAGAGTCTGTGTCTAGGTCTTTTGGGgcgagtaaacaaattcttcttttgttttttacttctgctattatgagtgttctacagtactgttatactacatggtacaagtgtttgtccactactttaaagtcaaaactgctctaccaaatgaaaatctgctcaaagattgtaggTCAACCCCCTTGAGAAATTCTATGACTCAGCCTATCACAGTAAAAtattaaggctggctaacaccatcgtctctgaccccaaccatgttttgaacagtgaatatgaactgttaccatcaaatcggagatacagggttccacgatttaataaggttagactgaagcactcttttgtgcaccagtcaatcctaaaactaaatatggagcctaatcccagatcaaatgtatgtaaaagggccctgaatatcgtcttctgtgattgtaatgtttaaatgtacgtatccttatttcttgtctttgtcctttttgtgatgttgcaaatggagctgctgtgttgcaaaacaaatttcagacctgtctgacaataaagtattatcgtattatcgttACATTTCATTGGTATATATTGgtatatccatccagtatttatttctttgcactatttgtattgtttacagcTTCCAGAACACTTGCCTggtatatagacattttatttttatattcttattttattgttgttcattattattctgagctgttatttctattatGTGTAAGTACATcgagagagctgcataaaaccggagtcaaattccatgtACTTGGTAAAATAAACCTTATTCTGATATATTGACATTTGGTCAATATGATTAATAATTCATTACATGATAATATTTTGTTATTGCCAATATTGTCCACAATACAGTAGAATTATGAATGCAGGTCTTCAACTTCAGCATGAATCTATGTAtctctacttttacttaagggTAATAGTTCTTCCTTTATCTTATGGCATTGACAGGATAATTAATACTTcatattgaagaaaaaaaaaaaaaaaggccagcATTTGCTGATTCATTTCCTCCCTACCATCCCAACCTTTTCTAACCATCACATTAACATTACagctctttctcctcctccatccatgCCCTCCCTGCACCTCAGTGTCACCCCACCCCAGACACAGCCTGTATCAGTGACTCACCCCACCCTTTCCAGGAAGTAGtctgcaccaccaccaccgccaccacccaTCATTATATTACCTGTTGTGTCAGTGGGAAGAGCAGCATCAAGGCACAGCATGGTTTTGGGACGGCGGAGAGTTGCTCCCCCTCCAGCCCCAGCACATCCACGAAGCGCCAGCTTTCACCCACGCCTAGCTTGCTCATCATctggaaaacacacagtgaacagggaaataaacacaaaacaacacgaTGGATGGATGTGAAACAGTAGAGGTTGCAGAGGCGACATCTAAATGATCCCTCCTCCTCTACACTGAGGAGGGTGTTCAGAGATGCTGCGTTGTGGCGGTCCAGTCAGACCACACCCTGTAGCCTAGACACTGGGGAGGATGCTGAGGAGGATGCTGCTGCTCATTAAAACCACATAAACGCTTCTCATTTTGATATTAACCACCACTTTATTAACCTTGACAGTTCACAATACCACTATACTATATTAACGGCGCGGTTGCTACGCTGAGCTTTTTAAACGGTCGTCACAGTAACGGTTTAACGGTCGTCACAGTAACGGTTTAACGGCCGTCACAGTAACGGTTTAACGGTTAACTAGATAGATAGCTTACAGTTAAACTTACCTGACAGTTGATTCAAACATACGTCGCCATTGTTCAACGTCTAACCAGTTACTCACCTTGTTCAGCATCTGAAACGACATAAACACAGACCACATGTGAGTTTTTGTTTGTCTGAAAACGTTTACGGTGTTATAAAGTTAACACATCACAGTTATATCCTCCTCTCACACCTCAGGGTTGATCTCCATCGGGGTCCACTCCATGATTCAACTGTTGACGGCGGTTTGTACAGtacgtctctgtgtgtgtgtgtgtgcgtgtcgggttctgctgctgtcagttggAGTCACAGAGTGTACCCGGACTTTATGCTGCTCGGTCATACCACTTACCGGCAGACGAGGGGGTGGACTCGGATCAGATAACCGGTGGTGTTCATATTTAACTGGCCTTCTGAGAAATATCAGATATATACAGAGAGCCATCCATAACCCTGCCATGACACAGTTAATCCATGAAGGACAATGGACCACCAGAACACCCCTCTCCATAATactccaaaacaaaccaccGTAACTATCAAAcccctccccacccccaccaccaccaataTTAACCCACATCACACCACATACAACCACatcatccttttatccatcctcttttaaaacatcttttttatccatcaccctattaaacaccatccttttagccatcattcttttacttctatcgatctacctatttatatttattttacttaattttatcttattctttttaatcttgccttaatttgatttgcaccctgactgacagccagccacccccacccctctcaagcacacacactgtacacagtcacatgatattgatcttgcccagttatgttgacttttttaaagttttctttctttctttatttatttatttatttgtttatttatttatttatttttctttctctttctctttatttatttttttctttctttaatttatttttccatatttcattttattttattttattatgaggaaaaggaaaaaaaaaggaaagaaatagaaaaaaaaaaaggaaatataaactggaaaaacaaagtttggaaacttgtgtttggtgggttatttctctgttgttacaatgctaatggtcattgtattttacatcgttggaaagcctgtttatttaccttcgcaatgatgtctaacttgtaaggatcatgcatttgtgggattagcagcacagctgattatgtggggagcgcccaagaaaaatttgccaaaatgctctaaacagtgtattctcataaggctaccaggaagcctgcaatgactacCCTTCACCGTCAtccccgtttgcgctggtgtcgacaacatagacaatggaacctgaacatgtgggggaatgtcatgttcagcgatgagtccaggttctgtctgccaaagttggacggcagggtcaaagtatggcgacgacgcggagaacgctatgctgattgtagcaccgatggagtaacagcttttggtgggggctgtgtcatggtgtggggcggcatcttcctcactggcaaaacaaggctcgtcatcattgaaggccatctcaaagcagggagatatcgggatgagattctgcagccagtggcgatcccatatctccacaatctggcacctaacttcatcctccaagatgacaacgctcgcccccacagagccagggttatcacagactacctccacaatgtgggagtggagagaatggaacggcctgccaagagtccacacctcaacccaattcaacatgtgggatcaggttgagcgtgctgtacgtgttagagtgaccaacacaacctcgttggctgacctgcaacgaatcctggttgaggaatggaacgccatcccacagcaacgtgtgaccaggttggtgaccagcatgaggaggaggtgccaggctgttgtggctgcgtatggatcttccaccgctactgaggctcctgacggtgtattaaatgaataaagtgtaaaatagccaatatgtcttgtttgttccttgttactgatagagagttcaatcatccaatccac
This window contains:
- the uchl1 gene encoding ubiquitin carboxyl-terminal hydrolase isozyme L1 — its product is MMSKLGVGESWRFVDVLGLEGEQLSAVPKPCCALMLLFPLTQQHESFRKQQGDKVTGGSEVYFLKQTAVNSCGTIALVHAVANNKSKLTFESDSALKKFLDETANMSADDRAKHLEKNKAIYEAHNEVAVQGQCRPEADKVNFHFIAFVNENGKLYEFDGRMDGPVKHGATKDESFVMDASKVCRGFMEREQGEVRFSAVALCRS